The Anolis carolinensis isolate JA03-04 chromosome 1, rAnoCar3.1.pri, whole genome shotgun sequence genome window below encodes:
- the rrp15 gene encoding RRP15-like protein — protein MEAALAADEGLDFDSGSDLPEDSFSSGGEDLDGDDEDEPAILDTDVQNAADYKDTENAGWADAMAKVLNKKIPKSKATILVKNKKRDTEREKDKQERLERQRQLDKKREWEMMCRVKPDVTKDREMERNLQRIATRGVVQLFNAVRKHQKNVDEKMREAGSSERKRAKLISSVSKRDFIDVLRGMEGTETEQNAARKSIKSNQGESKLEEGPTWSILRDDFMMGASMKDWDKESDGENGAGQEDDIKQESESDSDR, from the exons ATGGAAGCCGCGTTGGCAGCCGACGAAGGTCTCGATTTCG ACTCGGGCTCAGATCTTCCAGAGGACAGCTTCTCATCTGGAGGGGAAGATCTGGATGGCGATGATGAAGATGAGCCTGCAATTCTGGATACTGACGTTCAGAATGCAGCAGATTACAAAGACACGGAAAATGCTGGCTGGGCTGATGCCATGGCTAAAGTGCTTAATAAAAAGATTCCCAAGAGTAAAGCCACCATATTGGTTAAGAACAAGAAACGGGATACAGAACGAGAAAAGGATAAACAAGAGAGGCTGGAAAGACAAAGACAG CTAGATAAAAAGCGGGAGTGGGAAATGATGTGCAGAGTGAAGCCAGATGTTACCAAAGACAGAGAAATGGAGAGAAACCTTCAGAGAATTGCCACGAG GGGAGTTGTTCAATTATTCAACGCAGTCCGGAAGCATCAGAAAAATGTTGATGAGAAGATGAGAGAAGCAGGGAGTTCTGAAAGAAAGCGGGCTAAATTGATCTCGTCAGTTTCAAAAAGAGACTTCATTGATGTACTGAGAGGAATGGAAGGCACAGAAACTGAGCAAAACGCTGCCAGGAAGTCCATAAAAAGCAATCAG GGTGAATCTAAATTGGAAGAAGGGCCAACATGGAGTATATTGCGAGATGACTTCATGATGGGAGCTTCAATGAAAGACTGGGATAAAGAGAGTGATGGGGAGAATGGTGCTGGACAAGAGGATGACATTAAACAGGAGAGTGAAAGTGACTCAGACCGATGA